A single window of Drosophila suzukii chromosome 3, CBGP_Dsuzu_IsoJpt1.0, whole genome shotgun sequence DNA harbors:
- the Dab gene encoding protein disabled isoform X4 encodes MVKSLVAKLSTASSNLSLASTFGGGSGAAEETNYAKHRNDPGRFFGDGVQFKAKLIGILEVGEARGDRMCQEALQDLKMAIRAAGEHKQRITIHVTIDGLRLRDEKTGDSLYHHPVHKISFIAQDMTDSRAFGYIFGSPDSGHRFFGIKTDKAASQVVLAMRDLFQVVFELKKKEIEMARQQIQGKSLHDHASQLASLSSLKSAGLGGMGLGHSDLASGGISSSHALTLLGSSLGTSNGTSRLGVNLDVAKASGSAAKEISPESVADLVDLEQELTSLQRGISQMERITPNEPTTMASSGGGGSGGAGHPSLAKSASEDDPFGDSFIYVPSYSILPPPPDSGRNRHKPLPNKTPETVASLDAMLSPPPGASSSQSPATAGFQAADNDDDNWLQELDQQNDVFDTTKVVNSSGLGSVLAMAPLASSESTATPTQQLTEVATGSGPLADLDIGLGSTSGNEDLASAILSLDAFTDLDPLGTGRTRPYVDKKYFFQELKNPPKKLLKELSSGSQAGLGLGLSLGQPDGLFPEESTTISTTTTATNITAEPPTLSSLEDPHPPADPVLLPRDTDPFSPTRKKSDPDPFQEGDLFAKLDAFEFEAPPAVPAPSIPNLVPESKANVFNGPLQVQLPPEKELQLQQPPSTVRNRPTASVSALPTGSGALDVISSISNKKMPHLFGQARSFGKSGSDIGSSVNMRRLQESDSLSETEAAPEPPPRPDSTPYSEPPPLPPKKQFSDLVIRPSSTNPTPPPTAGRYEYLNSSVTARRTMSSVDAPPIPLPSRRVGRSDGCFPGPGRPRKPGHTEDDYLAPLGAPPPLLPPPSQGPSARARPQRQASLGRPQDIYENKAEILQAQAQAQAQAQAQEVSSTTLAPDITLTQLLTLGMDDLAVKLNVPASKLSTMTLVQLTSYLSEYLSSEKSQVHSQERRSSPANPAPAPASTAAVFKVNFDQQTSFVAKFDDTFGEDELVMPSGSLDSTFVANFANFNEAPTPVPMSAVSPVVATVPSADRYAVFREIIDQELQQQQQETDLMGDLTPPPVDETQTKEIPEGLELNNVGAELPIDALEVKPAPKIDTKITEVVAQAKDRYAALRDIILVENLFDKPAIATATQPEKEKDLLQDFPEFSDEFNEDHDLRQIMDHQDVPTHSRDRHGLVDSRGFPTEPSSSALTVGDDDEDEDADAGGESSLDSNEKDAEPVSGQDQYEKLSTSTQQLDAAAPVLEDVQQQSLPPKQDQKFLSVLTAPGGGTKDDIEIDELMHRAISNLSLDSRDRISPATSSAAPSRGAPGLHTPSQFNDVSTSPIPLQKPVMGPSPVPSQLSAVSQLIDTATKQMMGDKEREKQSWATFDSPKTKGKARLTLPPPPPPASNTSQPDTVESPCSSDPRDDGWSKQQRRWAKKERQQTSSSSRDLSPWDDETPEYLKRRQLAAAQMAHPHQPQMPPQPQHTDRHGYYMRHARRMNSCDEDYDYDAEFMARRDQQQQQQQQRKFKHGLSRSRDNFDLESPSWYHHPAHHTWSPQEIEQARARSFERAAYERSSYGPPPPIYDKRGQLRNKYRGDHRDRDRDREREYRDYARPSYDFDYENVYEERGGRSPMAYKPGRGGGDYLYDRERDRDRERERKSFDRESLESYESATRRRRSFGSGNDVYGSLDSRDDYRGERERDRERDREQMKTRSLRKPTTTSGKLRISGDIDYEQDSEQDFQQRPGVRSLQRPSQLGGDVVLPSNAVVGPQRLRKSSGSSPWDGEEPALPGQKSWKRPASAAETERRLAESRRAAALGQTPSDGEKERRFRKKTRARSAKDLATVGAPSAGTSAPSRSGYGRGIRDNYDYMCPGQRNDDDDDDDEDYVDDEPPTDEDKFERLNRRRHEMHQRMLESERRHMERHQPPSLAKLPGQNRTRGVVVNSDYGFVDSYEQTPTPTPRSNASSTGPGGLMMSGGESSAGVTSSKFNFDDGFESDFNQSSPPPAPAGTASSCNSTPAGPVSANANNGGSKSLFRFSNDFSDREKREQFEMDTPPTSTPPITQKLRFDDNVKVSQFDDAAFEDDFAKASFDFEKEQAGPGLQGAGGSGAMSRKQNMRTSKLQQRQELIKKSESVNIFAKKQEDPFEDDEFFKSPEQEQATDQHNDDAETGKFQWSEDANFAKFDENM; translated from the exons ATGGTCAAATCCCTGGTGGCCAAGTTGTCCACAGCCTCCTCGAATCTCTCGTTGGCCAGCACTTTTGGCGGCGGCAGCGGCGCCGCAGAGGAAACGAATTACGCAAAAC ATCGCAATGATCCGGGACGCTTTTTCGGCGATGGCGTTCAGTTCAAGGCAAAGCTCATCGGCATTCTGGAGGTGGGCGAGGCCCGTGGCGATCGGATGTGCCAGGAGGCGCTGCAGGACCTTAAGATGGCCATCCGGGCAGCTGGGGAGCACAAGCAGCGGATAACCATCCATGTCACCATCGACGGGCTGCGCCTGAGGGATGAGAAGACGGGTGACTCGCTGTACCATCATCCGGTGCACAAGATATCCTTCATTGCGCAGGATATGACGGATTCGAGGGCCTTTGGCTATATCTTCGGATCGCCGGACAGTGGCCATCGGTTCTTCGGCATCAAGACGGACAAGGCGGCCAGCCAGGTGGTGCTGGCCATGCGCGATCTCTTTCAGGTGGTCTTCGAGCTGAAGAAGAAGGAGATCGAGATGGCGCGCCAGCAGATCCAGGGCAAATCCCTGCACGACCACGCCAGCCAGCTGGCCTCCCTGTCGTCGCTGAAGTCCGCCGGCCTGGGCGGCATGGGTCTGGGTCATTCGGATTTGGCCAGCGGAGGCATCTCCTCCAGCCATGCCCTCACCCTGCTGGGCAGTAGTCTAGGCACCTCGAACGGAACGAGCAGGTTGGGTGTCAATTTAGACGTGGCCAAGGCATCGGGTTCGGCGGCCAAAGAG ATATCTCCCGAATCCGTGGCCGATCTGGTGGACCTCGAGCAGGAGCTTACCTCACTGCAGCGGGGAATCAGTCAGATGGAACGGATCACGCCCAATGAACCCACTACTATGGCCTCCAGTGGTGGCGGCGGCAGTGGTGGTGCTGGCCATCCCTCGTTGGCCAAGTCCGCCAGCGAGGATGATCCTTTCGGAGACTCGTTCATCTATGTGCCCTCCTACAGCATCCTGCCACCGCCACCAGATTCGGGACGCAACAGGCACAAACCGCTGCCCAACAAAACTCCCGAGACGGTGGCCAGTTTGGATGCCATGCTCTCGCCGCCTCCTGGTGCTAGTAGCTCGCAGTCTCCGGCAACAGCAGGTTTTCAGGCTGCGGATAACGACGATGACAACTGGCTGCAGGAACTGGACCAACAGAACGATGTCTTCGATACTACCAAAGTGGTGAACAGCAGTGGATTGGGTTCGGTTTTGGCAATGGCTCCGTTGGCCTCCAGCGAATccactgccacgcccacacaaCAACTCACGGAAGTCGCTACAGGATCAGGACCTCTGGCTGATTTGGATATTGGTTTGGGTTCGACATCTGGAAATGAGGATCTGGCCTCGGCCATCTTGTCTTTGG ATGCGTTCACGGATCTGGATCCGCTGGGCACGGGACGCACCAGGCCGTATGTCGATAAGAAATACTTCTTCCAAGAGCTAAAGAATCCGCCGAAGAAGCTGCTCAAGGAGCTCAGCTCCGGCAGCCAGGCGGGTCTTGGCTTGGGTCTCTCCCTGGGCCAGCCGGATGGCCTCTTTCCGGAGGAAAGCACCACCATCTCCACAACCACCACAGCTACTAACATCACCGCAG AACCGCCCACGTTGTCCTCGCTGGAGGATCCCCATCCGCCGGCGGACCCTGTACTGCTGCCCAGGGATACGGATCCGTTCTCGCCCACTCGCAAAAAGAGCGATCCAGATCCGTTTCAAGAGGGCGATCTCTTTGCCAAATTGGATGCCTTCGAGTTCGAGGCTCCGCCGGCGGTTCCAGCTCCCTCGATCCCAAATTTGGTGCCGGAATCAAAAGCGAATGTATTCAATGGACCACTGCAGGTGCAATTGCCACCGGAGAAGGAATTGCAGCTCCAACAGCCTCCGAGTACGGTGAGGAATCGTCCCACGGCCTCCGTTTCCGCTCTGCCAACTGGTAGTGGAGCCCTGGATGTGATCTCCAGCATAAGCAACAAGAAGATGCCCCATCTCTTTGGCCAGGCCAGATCATTTGGCAAGTCAGGTTCGGATATCGGATCTAGTGTCAATATGCGACGTTTGCAGGAGAGTGATTCGCTCAGTGAAACAGAGGCTGCTCCCGAGCCACCGCCACGTCCAGACTCGACTCCGTACTCGGAACCGCCACCGCTGCCGCCCAAAAAGCAGTTCAGCGATCTGGTCATCCGACCGTCATCTACAAATCCCACTCCACCGCCAACAGCTGGAAGGTATGAGTACTTGAACAGTAGTGTAACAGCGAGGAGGACTATGTCATCCGTCGATGCACCACCCATTCCATTGCCATCGCGTCGCGTGGGGCGCTCTGATGGTTGCTTTCCGGGACCAGGAAGGCCACGGAAACCAGGACACACTGAGGATGACTATCTGGCACCGCTGGGAGCTCCACCGCCACTGCTGCCGCCTCCCAGCCAGGGACCTTCGGCTCGAGCGAGACCACAACGACAGGCTTCGCTGGGCAGACCGCAGGATATCTACGAGAACAAGGCAGAGATTCTGCAGGCCCAAGCTCAGGCGCAGGCTCAAGCCCAAGCGCAGGAAGTATCATCCACTACCCTGGCTCCCGACATCACTCTAACCCAACTGCTGACCCTGGGCATGGATGACTTGGCTGTTAAACTAAACGTTCCGGCCAGCAAGCTGAGCACCATGACCCTGGTTCAGTTGACCTCCTATCTCTCTGAGTATTTGTCCAGCGAAAAGAGTCAGGTTCACAGTCAGGAGCGAAGATCTTCGCCAGCCAATCCAGCTCCAGCCCCAGCATCCACAGCGGCCGTGTTTAAGGTGAACTTTGATCAGCAGACCTCCTTTGTGGCCAAGTTCGACGACACCTTCGGCGAGGATGAGCTGGTGATGCCATCGGGCTCCTTGGATTCCACCTTTGTGGCCAACTTTGCAAACTTCAATGAGGCTCCCACTCCGGTGCCCATGTCAGCCGTATCGCCCGTGGTTGCCACTGTGCCATCAGCGGATCGGTATGCCGTCTTTCGCGAGATCATCGATCAggaactgcagcagcaacagcaggaAACTGATCTTATGGGCGACTTGACTCCTCCGCCAGTGGATGAGACGCAGACCAAGGAAATCCCTGAAGGCTTAGAGCTGAACAATGTCGGTGCAGAGCTACCGATTGATGCCTTGGAGGTCAAGCCAGCGCCCAAGATCGACACTAAGATCACCGAGGTGGTGGCCCAGGCCAAGGATCGTTATGCAGCTCTAAGAGACATAATCCTGGTGGAGAATCTCTTCGACAAACCAGCGATTGCCACCGCCACGCAGCCGGAGAAGGAAAAGGATCTGCTGCAGGACTTTCCCGAGTTTAGCGATGAGTTTAACGAAGACCACGATCTCCGTCAGATAATGGATCATCAGGACGTGCCAACGCATTCCAGAGATCGCCATGGTTTGGTCGACAGCAGGGGCTTCCCAACCGAGCCTTCATCTTCCGCTTTGACGGTGGGCGATGATGACGAGGACGAGGATGCCGATGCTGGTGGTGAGAGCAGTCTGGACAGCAATGAAAAGGATGCGGAACCAGTCAGCGGGCAGGATCAGTACGAAAAACTCTCCACTTCTACACAGCAACTAGATGCCGCTGCTCCGGTTCTGGAGGACGTGCAGCAGCAATCTCTGCCTCCCAAGCAGGATCAGAAATTCCTCTCCGTACTCACTGCGCCCGGTGGTGGAACCAAAGATGACATCGAGATCGATGAGCTCATGCATCGTGCCATTTCGAATCTCTCCCTGGACTCAAGGGATCGAATTTCGCCAGCCACATCTTCGGCAGCACCATCCAGAGGAGCTCCCGGCCTGCACACGCCCTCGCAGTTCAATGATGTCAGCACTTCGCCCATTCCTCTCCAGAAACCAGTGATGGGCCCATCGCCAGTGCCCTCACAGCTGTCGGCTGTCTCCCAACTCATCGATACGGCAACCAAACAGATGATGGGCGACAAGGAGCGGGAGAAGCAATCCTGGGCCACGTTCGATTCTCCGAAGACAAAGGGCAAGGCTAGGTTGACGCTTCCGCCACCGCCACCTCCTGCTTCCAACACTTCCCAGCCGGATACAGTGGAATCGCCTTGCAGTTCAGATCCCCGGGATGATGGATGGTCGAAGCAACAGCGTCGCTGGGCAAAGAAagaacgccagcagacatcCTCATCCTCCCGAGATCTGAGTCCCTGGGATGATGAGACACCAGAGTATCTGAAGCGTCGACAGTTGGCCGCCGCCCAAATGGCACATCCTCACCAGCCACAAATGCCACCACAGCCGCAGCATACGGATAGGCATGGCTACTATATGCGACACGCCAGGAGGATGAACTCTTGTGACGAGGATTACGA ctACGATGCGGAGTTCATGGCTCGCCGggatcagcagcagcagcaacagcagcagcggaAATTCAAACACGGTCTCTCCCGCAGTCGGGATAATTTCGATCTGG AATCTCCCAGCTGGTACCATCATCCGGCGCATCACACCTGGTCGCCGCAGGAGATCGAACAGGCACGGGCCAGATCGTTTGAGCGTGCAGCCTACGAACGATCCAGTTATGGGCCACCACCGCCTATCTACGATAAACGTGGCCAACTGAGGAACAAATATCGCGGTGATCACAGGGATAGGGATAGGGATCGCGAGAGGGAGTACCGAGACTACGCTCGTCCCAGCTACGATTTCGATTATGAGAATGTCTACGAGGAGCGCGGAGGACGTTCGCCAATGGCCTATAAGCCAGGAAGGGGTGGAGGTGATTATCTGTACGACAGAGAAAGGGACAGAGATCGGGAGCGCGAACGTAAATCCTTCGATCGGGAGAGTCTGGAATCTTACGAGAGTGCCACACGCCGTCGTCGCAGTTTCGGCAGCGGAAACGATGTCTATGGCAGCCTGGACAGTCGAGATGACTACCGCGGCGAAAGGGAGCGAGATCGTGAACGTGATCGCGAACAGATGAAGACCCGTTCTCTAAGGAAGCCCACAACCACATCGGGAAAGCTGAGGATTAGTGGCGACATAGACTACGAGCAAGACTCGGAACAGGACTTCCAGCAGCGGCCGGGAGTGCGCAGTCTGCAGCGTCCAAGTCAACTAGGCGGAGATGTGGTGTTGCCCTCCAATGCGGTAGTGGGTCCACAGCGATTGCGCAAGAGCAGCGGTTCCAGTCCCTGGGATGGCGAGG AGCCCGCCTTGCCTGGCCAAAAATCTTGGAAGCGTCCAGCTAGTGCCGCTGAAACCGAAAGACGTCTGGCGGAGAGTCGAAGGGCGGCAGCCTTGGGTCAAACTCCCTCGGATGGCGAAAAAGAACGAAG ATTCCGCAAGAAGACCCGCGCCCGCAGTGCCAAGGATTTAGCCACAGTGGGTGCTCCCAGTGCAGGCACATCCGCACCCTCCAGATCAGGATATGGGCGTGGCATTCGAGACAATTACGACTACATGTGTCCTGGCCAGCGTAACGATGAcgacgacgatgatgatgaggacTATGTGGATGATGAACCGCCAACAGATGAGGATAAATTCGAAAGATTGAACCGAAGACGCCATGAGATGCACCAGCGGATGTTGGAGTCCGAACGGCGGCACATGGAACGCCATCAGCCTCCATCGCTGGCGAAGCTTCCTGGCCAGAATCGCACCCGTGGCGTGGTGGTAAACAGTGACTATGGCTTTGTGGACAGCTATGAGCAGACTCCAACGCCCACGCCACGTTCGAATGCCAGCAGCACCGGACCCGGTGGCCTGATGATGAGTGGCGGCGAATCCTCCGCTGGCGTGACCAGTTCCAAGTTTAATTTCGACGATGGATTCGAGTCGGATTTCAATCAGAGCTCACCGCCCCCAGCGCCAGCAGGAACCGCCTCCAGCTGTAATTCTACGCCCGCGGGTCCAGTTTCCGCGAATGCCAACAACGGTGGATCGAAGAGCCTGTTCCGCTTCTCCAATGATTTCTCGGATCGCGAGAAACGGGAGCAGTTCGAGATGGACACACCACCAACCTCAACGCCACCTATTACCCAGAAACTGCGATTCGATGATAATGTTAAGGTCTCCCAGTTCGATGATGCTGCCTTTGAAGATGATTTTGCCAAGGCGTCATTTGATTTCGAAAAGGAACAAGCGGGACCTGGACTGCAAGGAGCTGGAGGATCTGGTGCTATGAGCAGGAAACAGAATATGCGAACCAGCAAGCTGCAGCAACGGCAAGAGCTAATCAAGAAATCTGAGTCGGTGAACATATTTGCCAAAAAGCAGGAGGATCCCTTTGAGGACGACGAGTTCTTCAAATCACCGGAACAGGAGCAGGCGACGGATCAGCACAACGACGATGCGGAGACCGGCAAGTTCCAGTGGAGCGAGGACGCGAACTTTGCCAAGTTCGATGAAAATATGTGA